A genomic region of Anopheles coustani chromosome 3, idAnoCousDA_361_x.2, whole genome shotgun sequence contains the following coding sequences:
- the LOC131258700 gene encoding uncharacterized protein LOC131258700, whose translation MGAPPAKKPLVNRNLISLKIVLFLFYGALGCLHPYLQKHMTLTGLNYYESQVITLVAPLVAILGPLIIAPLVDRLAGRSGTMFGKRLRLLAAICMILSVVLYSVLFFAVPRVERQESSRSMVSFACDYDGAIIFQQRCSEERTCYQWKREKIGHLTLTNCSYTCQKPVEFENLNHPHTKGLVLPSSTESSLEDEDYDVSDEPLPAPENLLQEPKVEVDKTPIPVPHICEHKGDAERELCHAYTSASASLKLSTVLRSAVNQENETHSAEWCRYPLDGFSCDIPEKQIIWMKLLTQSSNCTPKVECEVHDPYDDENSVLSESVCMRIVGDPEATFWSYLVLRSFGDAFLLAVIVLLNAATIIATRETSTGRGDFGRQIVWGAIGWGVSYFALAWFLETYYAYVGLTLLAALVLLVSTGMPLTPPEMWWHTKCGMVAIPMSAIRRYGPESAGLCLVTLVLGTFWAVLDNYEGVLVKSFDIHPSPSDYYGQVWSAFVVLGALLAIPTLWYAENIVDFCGHSNILITAITTFIFRFALLATTDVEWWRVVIDFLYPVTLGLTWLTIVFYMRHIMPRRLVTTGQALPVIFHFCLGRCLGALIGMWTKLDHLIVTFQALAIAACVISAVYFLLYHLVLAPRCAARLQHEPSASALNITAPDSTTHTNGQQAPLAQPVSQTNGSYQPLRIYHNYRGRKGHFRY comes from the exons ATGGGTGCGCCACCTGCCAAGAAGCCGCTGGTCAACCGGAATCTAATAtccttgaaaattgtcctcttCCTGTTCTACGGTG CACTAGGATGTCTCCATCCGTATCTGCAAAAGCACAtgaccctgaccgggttgaaCTACTACGAGTCGCAGGTGATAACGCTCGTGGCTCCGCTGGTGGCAATTCTGGGACCTCTGATCATTGCCCCGCTGGTGGACAGGCTTGCAGGTCGCTCTGGAACGATGTTCGGTAAACGGCTACGTCTGCTGGCCGCCATCTGCATGATTCTCTCGGTGGTGCTCTATTCGGTGCTATTCTTTGCCGTGCCGAGGGTAGAGAGACAGGAATCGAGCCGATCGATGGTGAGCTTCGCGTGCGACTACGACGGTGCCATCATATTCCAGCAACGCTGCAGCGAGGAACGGACGTGCTATCAGTGGAAGCGCGAGAAG ATCGGACACCTTACGCTGACCAATTGCTCCTACACGTGCCAGAAACCGGTCGAGTTCGAGAACCTAAACCATCCGCACACCAAAGGGTTGGTGTTACCGTCCTCCACCGAGAGCTCCCTCGAGGACGAGGACTACGACGTCAGCGATGAGCCTCTGCCGGCACCGGAAAATCTGCTACAAGAACCGAAGGTCGAAGTGGACAAAACCCCCATTCCCGTGCCGCACATCTGCGAGCATAAGGGGGACGCGGAGCGGGAACTGTGCCACGCGTACACGTCCGCCTCAGCGTCGCTGAAGCTGTCCACGGTGTTGCGAAGTGCGGTGAatcaagaaaacgaaacacacagTGCCGAATGGTGCCGGTATCCGCTAGATGGGTTCTCCTGTGATATCCCCGAGAAGCAGATCATCTGGATGAAGCTGCTGACGCAATCGTCCAACTGTACGCCGAAGGTGGAGTGCGAGGTTCACGATCCGTACGACGACGAGAACAGTGTGCTATCCGAGAGCGTCTGCATGAGG ATCGTGGGCGATCCTGAGGCAACGTTCTGGTCGTATCTGGTGCTGCGATCCTTTGGCGATGCCTTCCTGCTGGCTGTTATAGTGCTCCTAAACGCCGCCACCATCATTGCGACTCGCGAAACATCCACCGGACGTGGTGACTTCGGACGGCAGATCGTATGGGGTGCCATCGGGTGGGGTGTGTCCTACTTTGCGCTCGCCTGGTTCCTCGAGACGTACTACGCGTACGTGGGGCTCACCCTGCTGGCCGCACTGGTGCTGCTCGTGTCGACCGGAATGCCTCTGACGCCGCCGGAAATGTGGTGGCACACGAAGTGCGGCATGGTGGCGATCCCGATGTCCGCCATTCGGCGCTACGGACCCGAGTCGGCCGGCCTATGTCTGGTGACGCTCGTCCTCGGCACGTTCTGGGCGGTGCTGGACAACTACGAGGGTGTGCTGGTGAAATCGTTCGATATCCACCCGTCGCCGTCCGATTACTACGGACAGGTTTGGAGCGCATTCGTCGTGCTCGGTGCACTTCTCGCCATACCGACGCTCTGGTACGCGGAGAATATCGTTGACTTCTGTGGCCACTCGAACATCCTCATCACCGCCATCACGACGTTCATCTTCCGCTTCGCCCTACTCGCCACAACCGACGTCGAGTGGTGGCGCGTGGTCATCGATTTCCTCTACCCAGTCACACTCGGTCTCACCTGGCTGACGATTGTGTTCTACATGCGCCACATTATGCCGCGCCGGCTCGTCACCACCGGTCAGGCACTTCCCGTAATCTTCCACTTCTGCCTGGGCCGCTGCCTTGGCGCCCTCATCGGCATGTGGACGAAGCTGGACCACCTGATCGTCACCTTCCAGGCACTGGCCATTGCCGCGTGCGTCATCTCGGCCGTTTACTTCCTGCTGTACCATCTCGTTCTAGCTCCACGATGCGCCGCCCGTCTCCAGCACGAACCGTCCGCCTCCGCCCTCAACATAACCGCTCCCGATTCGACGACTCACACCAACGGACAACAAGCTCCCCTTGCGCAGCCCGTCTCGCAGACGAACGGCAGCTACCAGCCGCTCCGGATCTACCACAACTACCGTGGCCGGAAGGGACACTTCCGCTACTAG